The proteins below are encoded in one region of Neisseriales bacterium:
- the rpmA gene encoding 50S ribosomal protein L27: protein MAHKKAGGSSRNGRDSESKRLGVKAYGGQLVLAGSIIVRQRGTCFHPGNNVGMGRDHTLFAKTTGYLEFAVKGALRRKTVHVKAVAN from the coding sequence ATGGCACATAAAAAAGCAGGCGGAAGTTCCCGTAACGGACGAGATTCTGAATCAAAACGACTCGGCGTGAAGGCTTACGGTGGCCAATTGGTTTTGGCGGGCTCAATTATTGTACGCCAGCGTGGTACTTGTTTTCACCCAGGAAACAATGTTGGTATGGGACGTGATCACACTTTATTTGCCAAAACGACCGGTTATCTGGAGTTTGCTGTGAAGGGAGCCTTACGCCGTAAGACGGTTCATGTGAAAGCCGTAGCAAACTGA
- the obgE gene encoding GTPase ObgE: MKFIDEAQIEVIAGNGGHGLASFRREKFVPRGGPDGGDGGDGGSIYATASRHLNALIDYQFIKTYRAKNGQNGRSKACHGKSAPDITLSVPIGTIIMDATTQQVMADLKCPGDSVCLLRGGKGGLGNLHFKSSTNRAPRQHTLGEAGGRLHLKLELRVLADVGLLGFPNAGKSTLIGAISSAKSKVDSYPFTTLHPYLGVVNTTNRRPFVVADIPGLIEGAAEGAGLGHRFLKHLSRTHLLWHIVDISPTSKDPVHEMLAVEAELKKYDQALYEKPRWLILNKVDTLSPAQCKKIVAQFTQCHGWAEPNIEDLRRSFSFGRWLFIVSGMTKTGLSALLEATAQYCQASQ; encoded by the coding sequence ATGAAATTTATTGACGAAGCGCAAATTGAAGTTATTGCTGGCAATGGTGGCCATGGTTTGGCGAGTTTTCGGCGCGAAAAATTTGTGCCAAGAGGGGGACCAGATGGTGGTGATGGTGGTGATGGTGGAAGTATTTACGCAACGGCCAGCAGACACCTTAATGCCTTAATTGACTACCAATTTATCAAAACATACCGTGCTAAAAATGGCCAAAATGGTCGAAGCAAAGCCTGCCATGGAAAATCTGCTCCAGATATTACGTTGTCTGTACCAATTGGCACGATCATTATGGATGCGACAACGCAGCAAGTTATGGCAGACCTTAAATGCCCTGGTGACAGCGTTTGTTTATTGCGAGGTGGCAAGGGCGGATTAGGTAATTTGCACTTTAAAAGCTCTACCAATCGCGCCCCCCGTCAACATACGCTAGGAGAGGCAGGTGGGAGATTACACCTGAAATTAGAGCTTAGGGTGTTAGCGGATGTTGGGTTGTTAGGTTTTCCTAATGCGGGTAAATCCACACTGATTGGAGCTATTTCCTCCGCAAAATCTAAGGTGGATAGCTATCCGTTTACGACTTTGCACCCCTATTTGGGTGTAGTCAATACGACAAACAGACGACCATTTGTGGTTGCGGATATTCCTGGATTAATTGAGGGCGCTGCAGAAGGTGCCGGATTAGGCCATCGTTTTCTTAAACATTTGTCGCGTACGCACTTACTATGGCATATAGTTGATATATCGCCAACTAGCAAAGACCCTGTTCATGAAATGCTAGCCGTAGAAGCGGAGCTAAAAAAATATGACCAAGCGTTATACGAAAAACCGCGGTGGTTAATCCTCAACAAGGTGGATACATTATCGCCTGCACAGTGCAAAAAAATAGTTGCACAATTTACCCAGTGTCATGGCTGGGCAGAACCAAACATAGAAGACCTGCGTCGCAGCTTTTCTTTTGGGCGCTGGCTATTTATTGTTTCTGGCATGACCAAAACAGGTTTAAGTGCCTTGCTTGAGGCAACTGCTCAATATTGCCAAGCATCACAATAG
- a CDS encoding MFS transporter: MDHVQTRTGLYIERFGTSFAMGLFLILPLHFKNLGWDETFFGQVYAVGALGTILSVGGSAQLIRRWSFSKVAPVGSLLYTIGCLLYCVFDHFHSINGYYLASLLQGAGWGLTFTVGPIGIASTLSEKNDTDRAYYFTVHSAYTALGAGSAPFVIRFCSTYLHWTSEHLFMLAILTSAIAYIVSAKVAINNKAYQSIRVSNISGLSEFVAVLKQPSLYFCIMIFFGSCIYTAVISLQMTFADLKQIDYIIFYGFYSLAIIASRFTLSRMLSKIAVNKSIPCLILILTLGVWFLFFADDSSICYALSASLLGAGYGLAYSLVQSEAVRYVPATLRPPVLIYFSLSYFLGVYLFPYFAALIATTLSYEALWFVLIILGLAYFSVAVYFYQIILKKLGLYS, translated from the coding sequence ATGGATCACGTACAAACAAGAACAGGGTTATATATTGAAAGATTTGGCACATCTTTTGCGATGGGGCTATTTTTAATTTTACCGCTGCATTTTAAAAATTTAGGCTGGGACGAGACTTTTTTTGGGCAGGTATATGCGGTAGGCGCTCTGGGTACCATTTTGAGCGTTGGTGGGAGTGCACAACTGATCCGCCGATGGAGTTTTAGTAAAGTAGCTCCAGTAGGAAGCTTGCTATATACCATAGGTTGCTTACTTTATTGCGTATTCGATCATTTTCATAGTATCAATGGCTATTACTTGGCCTCTCTTTTACAAGGAGCAGGATGGGGTTTAACGTTTACAGTCGGTCCAATTGGTATTGCGAGCACCTTGTCTGAAAAAAATGATACCGATCGGGCTTATTACTTTACAGTCCATTCTGCCTATACGGCACTAGGAGCTGGTTCTGCGCCGTTTGTGATCCGCTTTTGCTCAACCTATCTACATTGGACATCTGAGCATCTATTTATGCTTGCCATCCTTACTAGTGCCATAGCTTACATTGTGTCAGCAAAAGTAGCGATCAATAACAAAGCCTATCAATCAATTCGTGTGTCCAATATATCCGGATTATCAGAATTTGTTGCTGTACTAAAACAGCCGAGCCTTTACTTTTGCATCATGATATTTTTTGGTTCCTGCATCTATACTGCTGTCATCAGTTTACAGATGACTTTTGCAGATCTTAAGCAAATTGATTATATTATTTTTTACGGTTTTTATTCTTTGGCGATCATTGCATCGCGATTCACATTGAGTAGAATGCTTTCCAAAATTGCGGTCAATAAAAGTATCCCTTGCCTTATTTTGATACTTACTTTGGGTGTTTGGTTTTTATTTTTTGCAGATGATTCATCCATTTGTTATGCATTAAGTGCATCATTACTGGGAGCAGGCTATGGTCTAGCGTACTCTTTGGTGCAATCCGAAGCGGTGCGTTATGTGCCGGCTACTTTACGTCCACCCGTATTGATTTATTTTAGTTTGTCCTATTTTTTAGGAGTGTACCTTTTCCCTTATTTTGCTGCACTGATCGCGACAACGCTAAGCTATGAAGCGCTTTGGTTTGTACTCATTATTTTGGGCCTTGCCTATTTTTCTGTTGCTGTTTATTTTTATCAGATCATTCTTAAGAAGCTTGGGCTGTATAGTTGA
- the holA gene encoding DNA polymerase III subunit delta → MPILDPSELIASLQKQLSSIYLVYGDEVVLVMEAVDQIRQAVHQAGYVDRRYIEADSQFDINALKEAVCHLSLFSANQFLDIHFTSAKLSAKNGEVCNFLSTTKFADTIFLLTFATLDRAQQQIAPLRALRQTAMVIEAKSISKNHLPQWITRRLANQQQSITEEALHVMVTQTEGNLLATKQIIERLALSHSQNTQITFDILKTSMSGNAKFTVFDLGEAWMSKNKERLLQILSALKVAGEPLTLILWVIAEDIRKLMKIRNAWQEGNLSHQTDHTLRLWGSKKILVHAASKRIRMHRLGQALIACAELDSQVKGLEEGDTWQGLENMLLQLAK, encoded by the coding sequence ATGCCTATCCTTGACCCCTCTGAACTCATCGCCTCGCTTCAAAAACAACTTTCATCCATTTACCTAGTGTATGGCGATGAAGTCGTCTTAGTGATGGAGGCCGTTGATCAAATTCGTCAAGCAGTCCATCAAGCAGGTTATGTGGATAGGCGGTATATTGAAGCAGATAGCCAATTTGATATCAACGCTTTAAAGGAGGCTGTTTGCCATCTTTCCTTATTTTCAGCCAATCAATTTTTGGACATTCATTTTACGTCGGCAAAGTTAAGCGCAAAAAATGGCGAAGTTTGCAATTTTTTATCAACAACAAAATTTGCTGATACGATCTTTTTATTAACCTTTGCAACGCTGGATCGTGCGCAACAACAAATTGCACCATTGCGTGCTCTGCGTCAAACCGCCATGGTCATAGAAGCCAAATCAATAAGCAAAAACCATTTGCCACAGTGGATTACTCGGCGTCTAGCTAATCAGCAACAATCAATCACTGAAGAAGCCTTGCATGTCATGGTCACGCAAACCGAAGGCAATCTTTTAGCTACCAAGCAGATCATCGAAAGATTAGCACTATCGCATAGTCAAAATACTCAAATTACCTTTGACATACTCAAAACAAGTATGAGTGGCAATGCAAAATTTACTGTATTTGATTTGGGCGAAGCATGGATGAGTAAAAATAAGGAGCGACTTTTACAGATATTAAGCGCTCTTAAAGTAGCTGGGGAACCACTTACTCTTATTTTATGGGTTATTGCAGAGGATATTCGCAAACTGATGAAAATTCGAAACGCTTGGCAAGAAGGCAACTTATCCCATCAAACAGATCATACATTACGTTTATGGGGCTCAAAAAAAATATTAGTCCACGCTGCCTCCAAAAGAATTCGCATGCATCGTCTTGGTCAAGCACTGATCGCCTGCGCAGAACTCGATAGTCAAGTTAAGGGGCTTGAGGAAGGTGATACTTGGCAGGGCTTAGAAAACATGTTGCTTCAACTCGCAAAGTAG
- a CDS encoding leucine--tRNA ligase, with protein MQPDYAPKQVETIAQEHWEHTGAFHCCENTTKPKFYCLSMFPYPSGHLHAGHAKNYTITDVLSRYMRMQGFNVLQPMGWDAFGMPAENAAIKQHIAPAKWIAQNIQAMRQQIKRLGCAIDWTREIATCDPSYYRWEQWLFIQLFKKGLIYRKDGIVNWDPVDQTVLANEQVINGCGWRSGAPVEKRAVPMYYLRITDYAEELLAKLDTLNWPPQVIAMQKNWIGKTTGVVIQLDCMAPSAQPALSIQLYAPHPYRIMGATYIALSAKHPVAIEAAKTNEALAIFLNTCRYGSVATASMDTQKRQGMPTGWIARHPLTGATLPIWVTNYLALDENEGMVLVTPAHDKQDFEFACQYQLPIKPILRSPNDPAYDKTTWQNMYAETNQSVLVNTGQYDGLTIAQANPQIIKALAAKNCGKARTQFRLRDWGISRQRYWGCPIPIIHCDTCGALPVPESELPVILPVDLVPDGRSNPLATSAAFYQTTCPQCAKPARRETDTLDTFVESSWYFARFASPDCQTGLVDERAHYWMNVDQYVGGIEHAILHLLYARFFQKIMRDHHLLKDDEPFQKLLTQGMVLHETFFRSQSHSTEWIAPSDVVVTRNKKGQIISATHQKDGLPVQVGGVSKMSKSKNNGINLQQLLDEHGADAARLFIMFAAPPNQSLEWTEAGIVGASRFIKRLWKAVHDFAKKGVVDPYKAGMIQSTIHQQLRQKCHLTLKKVTEDYGKRQQFNTAIASIMELFNLYEKTPFNNPLERSIGQETLETIVLTLSPVIPHVCHILWQTLQPNGDILEAGWPIVDEAALKVAHITLIVQINGKLRSKITVAPDTNQQTIEHIALADKLIHATLADAVIQRIVFVPNKLINIVT; from the coding sequence ATGCAACCGGACTACGCACCAAAGCAAGTTGAAACCATTGCTCAAGAACATTGGGAGCATACTGGCGCATTTCATTGTTGTGAAAACACCACCAAGCCAAAATTTTATTGTTTATCAATGTTTCCCTATCCATCGGGACATTTGCATGCAGGCCACGCTAAAAACTATACGATTACTGATGTATTGTCCCGCTATATGCGCATGCAAGGCTTTAATGTATTGCAGCCTATGGGATGGGATGCCTTTGGTATGCCTGCAGAAAATGCGGCCATTAAGCAGCATATCGCACCTGCAAAATGGATCGCACAAAATATTCAAGCGATGCGCCAACAAATTAAAAGACTGGGTTGTGCTATTGACTGGACACGTGAAATAGCCACATGCGACCCGAGTTATTATCGATGGGAGCAGTGGTTATTTATACAACTTTTCAAAAAAGGTCTGATTTATCGAAAAGATGGCATCGTCAACTGGGATCCTGTTGATCAAACTGTTTTAGCTAATGAACAGGTAATCAACGGTTGCGGTTGGCGTTCAGGTGCACCGGTTGAAAAGCGAGCGGTTCCCATGTACTACCTGCGTATCACCGATTACGCCGAAGAGTTGTTAGCAAAACTTGATACACTAAACTGGCCGCCGCAAGTCATTGCTATGCAAAAAAACTGGATCGGTAAAACAACAGGTGTTGTCATACAGTTAGATTGTATGGCGCCCTCTGCACAACCTGCTTTATCTATACAACTTTATGCTCCGCATCCGTATCGCATCATGGGAGCAACCTATATTGCTTTATCTGCTAAACATCCTGTAGCCATTGAGGCTGCCAAAACGAATGAGGCTCTGGCTATTTTTCTGAATACCTGTCGCTATGGCAGTGTTGCTACAGCCAGTATGGATACACAAAAAAGACAAGGTATGCCAACAGGATGGATCGCACGACACCCTTTAACAGGAGCAACACTGCCAATTTGGGTAACCAATTATCTAGCACTTGATGAGAATGAAGGTATGGTCTTGGTAACGCCTGCTCATGATAAACAGGATTTTGAATTTGCTTGCCAATACCAGTTACCGATTAAACCTATTTTGAGATCACCAAACGATCCAGCATATGATAAAACAACATGGCAAAACATGTATGCTGAAACCAATCAGTCCGTTCTCGTTAATACAGGTCAATATGATGGGTTAACCATCGCTCAAGCAAACCCCCAAATCATCAAAGCACTGGCTGCAAAAAACTGTGGCAAAGCGCGCACACAATTCCGCTTGCGTGACTGGGGTATTAGCCGCCAACGTTACTGGGGTTGTCCAATCCCTATTATCCACTGCGATACATGCGGTGCTTTACCCGTACCAGAATCCGAGTTGCCTGTAATATTACCTGTTGATCTTGTGCCCGATGGCCGCTCTAATCCGTTAGCAACTTCTGCAGCGTTTTATCAAACAACTTGTCCGCAATGTGCTAAACCCGCTCGAAGAGAAACCGATACTCTAGATACCTTCGTAGAATCTTCGTGGTATTTTGCACGTTTTGCTTCGCCTGATTGCCAAACAGGTTTAGTTGATGAACGTGCACATTATTGGATGAATGTTGATCAATATGTCGGCGGCATTGAGCATGCTATTTTACATTTACTATACGCTCGATTCTTTCAAAAAATCATGCGCGACCACCATCTGTTAAAGGATGATGAACCTTTTCAAAAACTGCTCACCCAAGGCATGGTACTGCATGAGACTTTTTTTCGCAGTCAATCACATAGCACGGAATGGATCGCACCAAGCGATGTCGTCGTGACACGCAATAAAAAAGGGCAAATCATATCAGCCACGCATCAAAAAGATGGGTTACCTGTCCAAGTTGGTGGCGTGTCTAAAATGTCCAAATCTAAGAATAACGGCATCAATTTACAACAGCTACTCGATGAACACGGTGCTGATGCTGCTCGATTATTCATTATGTTTGCCGCACCACCCAATCAATCATTAGAATGGACCGAAGCTGGTATTGTTGGTGCTTCGCGTTTCATTAAACGGCTTTGGAAAGCTGTGCATGATTTTGCAAAAAAGGGTGTTGTAGACCCTTACAAGGCGGGAATGATTCAAAGTACTATCCACCAACAACTTCGCCAAAAATGTCATCTAACCCTTAAAAAGGTAACCGAAGATTATGGGAAGCGCCAACAATTCAACACAGCGATCGCATCGATCATGGAGCTTTTCAACCTTTATGAAAAAACGCCATTCAATAATCCATTAGAGCGATCCATCGGACAAGAAACGCTTGAAACCATCGTGTTAACTTTATCTCCTGTCATCCCCCATGTTTGCCACATACTCTGGCAAACGCTACAACCCAATGGTGACATACTAGAAGCAGGTTGGCCCATCGTTGACGAGGCTGCTCTTAAAGTGGCTCATATCACTTTGATTGTACAAATTAACGGTAAATTGCGCAGCAAAATTACGGTTGCTCCCGATACCAACCAGCAAACCATTGAGCACATCGCATTAGCAGACAAATTAATTCACGCAACGCTTGCTGATGCTGTTATCCAACGTATCGTATTTGTGCCCAATAAATTAATTAATATCGTCACATAA
- a CDS encoding phosphatase PAP2 family protein: MDKKLVLRTAYLTLTAVILNYALKVTFMIPSHIPSVLAYPSGHMQFSVALYGYLITQIKKLLGQAIMIVILFGIASSLVHFNYHNYFDVVGSIFFATLLIVGYIALSNSNQQARLPFLMLLISTLLVFYIAVVYDVAFHVWRSYYGLLGLVVAEHYFGAKIEAQYKAKIMATLSCFMVLFVTQKIFTQMVMLPIFLSQMQWIIVSAFLPFALHQSAKLEKRFLS, translated from the coding sequence TTGGATAAAAAACTAGTTTTGCGAACAGCTTATCTAACACTGACTGCCGTTATCTTGAACTACGCCCTCAAAGTCACATTCATGATCCCTTCACACATACCATCGGTTCTTGCTTATCCCAGCGGTCACATGCAATTCTCAGTTGCCCTGTACGGATATTTGATCACACAAATCAAAAAACTGCTTGGTCAAGCCATCATGATAGTCATACTTTTTGGTATTGCTTCGAGCTTAGTGCATTTCAATTACCACAATTATTTTGATGTGGTAGGGTCAATCTTTTTTGCTACCTTACTCATCGTCGGATATATCGCCTTATCAAACAGTAATCAACAAGCACGCTTACCGTTCTTAATGCTGCTCATCAGCACATTGTTGGTATTTTATATTGCCGTTGTCTATGATGTGGCATTTCATGTATGGAGATCTTATTATGGATTGCTTGGCCTTGTGGTTGCGGAACACTATTTTGGAGCAAAAATAGAGGCTCAGTACAAAGCGAAAATTATGGCCACACTCAGCTGTTTTATGGTCCTTTTTGTGACGCAAAAAATTTTTACGCAAATGGTGATGCTACCAATATTTCTATCGCAGATGCAATGGATTATAGTTAGTGCATTTTTGCCATTCGCATTACATCAGTCAGCTAAACTTGAGAAAAGATTCTTGTCGTAG
- a CDS encoding UvrD-helicase domain-containing protein yields the protein MLSADSLLVGLNPQQVEAVTVSRGSTLILAGAGSGKTRVLTTRIAYLLASQQAQPHQILAVTFTNKAAKEIDARIRTMVSGSINTMWAGTFHGLCHRLLRIHHLDAQLPKSFQILDSADQLSIIKRLFKSQQLPATLLQPKLVQYFINHHKESGKRAHQLTGSSYQDQQLTQLFGQYDDYCRQAGLVDFAELLLRSYELLTTHPVLAQHYQQRFLHVLVDEFQDTNILQYQWLKQFIGEHAALFAVGDDDQSIYGFRGAEVGNMRALLSDFGVSEPIRLEQNYRSMGNILAAANAVIKQNVGRLDKALWTASGEGEAIKLYEAITDQTEARYIVQTVKQLQKTNIPLHDIAVLYRSNAQSRVFEQILFDQKIPYRIYGGMRFFERQEIKHAMAYLRLIVNANDNDALLRIINIPARGIGSRTVEALIQDAHTEQISLWQAIKNRAQQSPDKLKPFMVLIETLQSLIDRTLLAPLIGQAIELSGLKKMYEASPKEHGDRLENLEELVNAAVNFTADEDMPPLVAFLNNAALESGEYQAEHGQSALQLMTIHAAKGLEFDTVFIAGLEEGLFPHENSLTNVQETEEERRLMYVAITRAKRQLYVTYARQRTLHGRLTYPICSRFIKDIPEHLMRRVSADYVAERYTKSTAHHALSADTVPCDMPYRIGQNVIHNKFGSGVIVGAEKMGTALCIQVNFLHSGTKWLDMTYAKLQIVKN from the coding sequence ATGCTTTCTGCTGATTCCTTGCTAGTTGGCCTTAATCCGCAGCAGGTTGAGGCAGTGACCGTATCGCGTGGTAGCACGCTCATTTTGGCGGGTGCAGGTAGCGGCAAAACGAGAGTGTTGACAACGCGCATTGCTTATTTACTTGCATCACAGCAAGCTCAGCCACATCAAATTCTTGCGGTAACCTTTACCAATAAGGCCGCCAAAGAGATTGATGCGCGTATTCGCACCATGGTAAGTGGTTCTATTAATACAATGTGGGCGGGTACTTTTCATGGTCTTTGTCACCGCCTATTACGTATCCATCACCTTGATGCACAGTTGCCCAAGTCATTTCAGATTCTAGATAGTGCTGACCAGTTATCCATTATTAAGCGTTTATTCAAGTCACAACAGTTACCTGCAACACTTTTACAACCTAAGCTTGTTCAGTATTTTATCAATCATCACAAAGAATCAGGAAAGCGTGCTCATCAGTTAACAGGCTCTAGTTACCAAGATCAGCAGCTGACCCAGCTATTCGGTCAATATGATGACTATTGTCGGCAAGCAGGCTTGGTAGATTTTGCAGAGCTCTTGTTAAGAAGCTACGAGTTACTCACCACCCACCCTGTTTTAGCGCAACATTATCAGCAGCGATTCTTGCATGTGCTCGTGGACGAATTTCAAGACACTAATATTCTGCAATACCAGTGGCTCAAACAGTTTATCGGCGAGCATGCCGCTTTGTTTGCTGTAGGCGATGACGATCAGAGTATCTATGGGTTCCGGGGAGCTGAGGTGGGCAACATGCGTGCTTTATTATCCGATTTTGGCGTTTCCGAACCTATTCGGTTAGAACAAAATTATCGCTCAATGGGTAATATTTTAGCAGCTGCCAATGCAGTGATTAAACAGAATGTTGGGCGTTTAGATAAAGCTTTGTGGACCGCTTCAGGAGAAGGTGAAGCTATTAAGTTATACGAAGCGATAACAGATCAAACCGAAGCGCGTTACATTGTTCAAACGGTTAAACAGTTACAAAAAACCAATATTCCCCTGCATGACATCGCTGTGCTGTATCGTAGTAATGCACAGTCGCGTGTATTTGAGCAAATCCTCTTTGATCAAAAAATACCTTACCGCATCTATGGTGGCATGCGTTTTTTTGAGCGCCAAGAAATTAAACATGCCATGGCTTACTTGCGCTTGATCGTGAATGCTAACGATAACGACGCCCTACTACGCATTATCAATATACCAGCTCGAGGCATCGGTTCTCGCACTGTAGAGGCTCTGATACAGGATGCTCATACCGAACAGATTTCGCTGTGGCAAGCAATCAAAAATCGCGCACAGCAATCGCCTGATAAATTAAAGCCCTTTATGGTACTCATCGAAACTTTGCAGTCGCTGATTGATCGGACGTTGCTTGCGCCATTGATCGGGCAAGCTATTGAGTTATCAGGCCTTAAAAAAATGTATGAAGCTAGCCCTAAAGAACATGGAGATCGGCTTGAAAATCTTGAAGAATTAGTCAATGCAGCGGTGAATTTTACAGCGGATGAAGACATGCCGCCACTTGTTGCTTTTTTAAATAATGCAGCACTGGAATCGGGTGAATATCAAGCCGAGCATGGGCAGTCTGCTTTACAGCTGATGACTATACATGCTGCTAAAGGACTAGAGTTTGATACGGTGTTTATTGCTGGCTTAGAGGAAGGTTTATTTCCTCATGAAAATAGTTTAACGAATGTTCAAGAGACCGAGGAAGAGCGCCGTTTGATGTATGTTGCCATAACGCGCGCAAAACGTCAGCTTTATGTGACCTACGCTAGACAGCGTACGTTACATGGTCGCTTGACTTATCCGATCTGCTCACGTTTTATTAAAGATATCCCTGAGCATTTGATGCGTAGGGTTTCAGCGGATTATGTTGCTGAAAGATATACCAAATCTACAGCACACCATGCTTTGTCAGCTGATACGGTACCTTGTGATATGCCCTATCGGATTGGTCAGAACGTGATACATAACAAGTTCGGCAGCGGAGTTATTGTGGGTGCTGAAAAAATGGGAACAGCATTGTGCATCCAGGTCAACTTCTTGCATAGCGGAACCAAATGGTTAGATATGACCTATGCCAAACTTCAAATAGTGAAAAATTAA
- a CDS encoding TatD family hydrolase: protein MEVAQIDLFDTHCHLDADAFDNARDQWVTKANQAGLNYMLVPSIGTTKNWTKVTALKKRYGTLTALGLHPLYTQHFDHTDLVELEAWISREKPVAIGEIGLDNWPGSPDFAQQEKFFVAQLKLAKQYHLPVILHVRRAIDQALKQLRTISVLGGIVHAFSGSMQQAHQLMDLNFKLGFGSSITYDRAHRIRHLAKALPDEAIVLETDAPDRLPAWTKQTPAALQAIQQYAAILASLRGQSLENVAACTTQNAFEALCMTPSTSSRLHVPLQTI from the coding sequence ATGGAAGTTGCGCAGATAGATTTATTTGATACCCACTGTCATTTGGACGCTGATGCCTTTGATAACGCACGCGACCAATGGGTTACCAAAGCCAATCAAGCTGGCTTAAACTATATGTTAGTACCAAGCATCGGCACGACCAAGAACTGGACAAAAGTAACAGCGCTTAAAAAGCGTTATGGCACGTTAACGGCCCTAGGTTTACATCCACTTTATACACAACATTTTGACCATACTGATCTTGTGGAGCTTGAAGCATGGATTAGTCGCGAAAAACCAGTGGCTATTGGTGAAATCGGCCTCGATAACTGGCCAGGATCACCTGATTTTGCCCAACAAGAAAAATTCTTTGTAGCACAGCTAAAACTTGCCAAGCAATATCACTTGCCTGTTATTTTGCATGTACGCCGTGCAATCGACCAAGCGCTAAAACAGTTGCGCACTATCTCCGTGCTAGGTGGTATCGTACATGCCTTTAGCGGCAGCATGCAGCAGGCTCACCAATTGATGGATCTGAACTTCAAACTGGGATTCGGCAGTAGTATCACATATGACCGAGCACACCGCATTCGCCACTTAGCAAAAGCATTGCCTGATGAGGCAATCGTGTTAGAAACCGACGCACCAGATAGGCTACCTGCTTGGACCAAGCAGACTCCAGCAGCTTTGCAAGCTATTCAACAGTATGCTGCCATCTTGGCTTCCTTACGCGGACAATCCCTTGAAAACGTAGCAGCATGTACCACCCAAAATGCCTTTGAAGCACTCTGTATGACGCCATCAACATCCTCACGTCTCCACGTACCACTGCAAACTATTTAG
- a CDS encoding ProQ/FinO family protein: MIIADTTLSNAFQAAVQNISKKKQVQFVADRLYSQYPVLRLFRPLAIGIDQVIIASNPQFDQHLIRRVLSNHCQRPRYLKTIAKGGKRYGLDGKPCGVITQQEQAIAQKHFAMKPTI; the protein is encoded by the coding sequence ATGATCATCGCCGACACAACATTGTCCAATGCCTTTCAAGCTGCCGTACAAAACATCAGCAAGAAAAAACAAGTGCAGTTTGTTGCCGATCGTCTATACAGTCAATATCCTGTATTGAGGTTGTTTCGACCCTTAGCCATTGGGATTGACCAGGTGATTATCGCATCTAATCCTCAGTTCGATCAGCATTTGATCCGACGTGTATTGTCTAACCATTGTCAGCGCCCTCGTTATCTTAAAACCATCGCCAAAGGTGGTAAGCGTTACGGACTAGATGGTAAGCCATGTGGTGTTATCACACAGCAAGAACAAGCCATTGCGCAAAAGCATTTTGCTATGAAGCCAACCATTTGA